A portion of the Homo sapiens chromosome 16, GRCh38.p14 Primary Assembly genome contains these proteins:
- the DOC2A gene encoding double C2-like domain-containing protein alpha, whose translation MRGRRGDRMTINIQEHMAINVCPGPIRPIRQISDYFPRGPGPEGGGGGGGEAPAHLVPLALAPPAALLGATTPEDGAEVDSYDSDDATALGTLEFDLLYDRASCTLHCSILRAKGLKPMDFNGLADPYVKLHLLPGACKANKLKTKTQRNTLNPVWNEDLTYSGITDDDITHKVLRIAVCDEDKLSHNEFIGEIRVPLRRLKPSQKKHFNICLERQVPLASPSSMSAALRGISCYLKELEQAEQGQGLLEERGRILLSLSYSSRRRGLLVGILRCAHLAAMDVNGYSDPYVKTYLRPDVDKKSKHKTCVKKKTLNPEFNEEFFYEIELSTLATKTLEVTVWDYDIGKSNDFIGGVSLGPGARGEARKHWSDCLQQPDAALERWHTLTSELPPAAGALSSA comes from the exons ATGAGGGGCCGCAGGGGCGATCGCATGACCATCAACATCCAGGAGCACATGGCCATCAACGTGTGCCCCGGGCCCATCCGGCCCATCCGCCAGATCTCTGACTACTTCCCCCGGGGACCAGGACCTGAagggggcggcgggggcggcggggaGGCCCCCGCCCATCTGGTCCCCCTGGCTCTGGCCCCCCCTGCAGCCCTCCTTGGGGCCACCACGCCTGAGGATGGTGCGGAGGTGGACAGCTATGACTCGGATGATGCCA ccGCCCTAGGCACGCTGGAGTTTGACCTTCTCTACGACCGGGCCTCCTGCACTCTGCACTGTAGCATCCTCAGGGCCAAG GGCCTCAAGCCCATGGATTTCAATGGCCTCGCCGACCCCTACGTCAAGCTGCACTTGCTGCCTGGAGCCTGTAAG GCCAATAAGCTAAAAACGAAGACTCAGAGGAACACACTGAATCCCGTGTGGAATGAGGACCTGACTTACAGCGGGATCACAGATGACGACATCACGCACAAGGTGCTCAG GATCGCCGTCTGTGATGAGGACAAGCTGAGTCACAATGAGTTTATTGGGGAGATCCGCGTGCCCCTCCGCCGCCTCAAGCCTTCGCAGAAGAAGCATTTTAACATCTGCCTCGAGCGCCAGGTCCCG CTGGCGTCCCCCTCTTCCATGTCAGCGGCGCTGAGGGGCATCTCCTGTTATCTGAAGGAG TTGGAGCAGGCggagcaggggcaggggctgctggAGGAGCGTGGCCGCATCCTGCTGAGTCTCAGCTACAGCTCGCGGCGCCGGGGACTGCTGGTAGGCATCTTGCGCTGCGCCCATCTGGCTGCCATGGACGTCAACGGTTACTCGGACCCCTACGTCAAGAC gtaCCTGAGGCCCGATGTGGACAAGAAATCCAAGCATAAGACGTGTGTGAAGAAGAAGACTCTCAACCCAGAATTTAACGAG GAGTTTTTCTACGAGATAGAGCTCTCCACTCTGGCCACCAAGACCCTGGAAGTCACCGTCTGGGACTATGACATTGGCAAATCCAATGACTTCATTG GTGGCGTGTCCCTGGGGCCAGGTGCCCGAGGCGAGGCTCGGAAGCACTGGAGTGACTGCCTGCAGCAGCCGGACGCAGCCCTGGAGCGCTGGCACACCCTGACCAGTGAGCTGCCCCCTGCGGCCGGGGCTCTGTCCTCAGCCTGA
- the C16orf92 gene encoding fertilization-influencing membrane protein isoform 1 precursor (isoform 1 precursor is encoded by transcript variant 1), translating to MRLWPWVLVWVWLAALGAIETAPRPKRATASALGTESPRFLDRPDFFDYPDSDQARLLAVAQFIGEKPIVFINSGSSPGLFHHILVGLLVVAFFFLLFQFCTHINFQKGA from the exons ATGAGGCTGTGGCCATGGGTGCTGGTGTGGGTGTGGCTGGCTGCACTAGGGGCCATAGAAACTG CACCCAGACCCAAGCGTGCCACGGCGTCAGCCCTGGGGACAGAGTCTCCGCGCTTCTTAGACAGACCTGACTTCTTCGATTATCCGGACTCAGACCAAGCCAGGCTGCTGGCTGTGGCCCAGTTTATTGGAGAGAAACCCATCGTGTTCATTAACTCAG GTTCCAGCCCCGGGCTCTTCCATCACATCCTGGTGGGCTTGCTGGTGGTGGcgttcttctttctccttttccagtTCTGCACCCACAT AAACTTCCAGAAAGGGGCCTAA
- the C16orf92 gene encoding fertilization-influencing membrane protein isoform 3 precursor (isoform 3 precursor is encoded by transcript variant 3), giving the protein MRLWPWVLVWVWLAALGAIETAPRPKRATASALGTESPRFLDRPDFFDYPDSDQARLLAVAQFIGEKPIVFINSGSSPGLFHHILVGLLVVAFFFLLFQFCTHIIVGGKEKTRRCPQTKRHRYSAKISPGQGQPSVKGKMQSKRSQGQRKFHVLGE; this is encoded by the exons ATGAGGCTGTGGCCATGGGTGCTGGTGTGGGTGTGGCTGGCTGCACTAGGGGCCATAGAAACTG CACCCAGACCCAAGCGTGCCACGGCGTCAGCCCTGGGGACAGAGTCTCCGCGCTTCTTAGACAGACCTGACTTCTTCGATTATCCGGACTCAGACCAAGCCAGGCTGCTGGCTGTGGCCCAGTTTATTGGAGAGAAACCCATCGTGTTCATTAACTCAG GTTCCAGCCCCGGGCTCTTCCATCACATCCTGGTGGGCTTGCTGGTGGTGGcgttcttctttctccttttccagtTCTGCACCCACAT TATAGTCGGGGGAAAAGAAAAGACCAGAAGATGCCCACAGACCAAAAGGCACAGATACAGTGCCAAAATAAGCCCAGGACAG GGACAGCCAAGCGTTAAGGGGAAAATGCAGAGCAAAAGGAGCCAAGGACAAAGAAAGTTCCATGTACTTGGAGAGTAA
- the C16orf92 gene encoding fertilization-influencing membrane protein isoform 2 (isoform 2 is encoded by transcript variant 2), giving the protein MGAGVGVAGCTRGHRNWVPSQLPPREIKAGVSLAVVTEFAWVLAPRPKRATASALGTESPRFLDRPDFFDYPDSDQARLLAVAQFIGEKPIVFINSGSSPGLFHHILVGLLVVAFFFLLFQFCTHINFQKGA; this is encoded by the exons ATGGGTGCTGGTGTGGGTGTGGCTGGCTGCACTAGGGGCCATAGAAACTG GGTCCCAAGTCAGCTTCCGCCTCGAGAGATAAAGGCAGGGGTCAGCTTGGCTGTTGTCACAGAGTTTGCTTGGGTCCTAGCACCCAGACCCAAGCGTGCCACGGCGTCAGCCCTGGGGACAGAGTCTCCGCGCTTCTTAGACAGACCTGACTTCTTCGATTATCCGGACTCAGACCAAGCCAGGCTGCTGGCTGTGGCCCAGTTTATTGGAGAGAAACCCATCGTGTTCATTAACTCAG GTTCCAGCCCCGGGCTCTTCCATCACATCCTGGTGGGCTTGCTGGTGGTGGcgttcttctttctccttttccagtTCTGCACCCACAT AAACTTCCAGAAAGGGGCCTAA
- the C16orf92 gene encoding fertilization-influencing membrane protein isoform X1 yields the protein MGAGVGVAGCTRGHRNWVPSQLPPREIKAGVSLAVVTEFAWVLAPRPKRATASALGTESPRFLDRPDFFDYPDSDQARLLAVAQFIGEKPIVFINSGTAKR from the exons ATGGGTGCTGGTGTGGGTGTGGCTGGCTGCACTAGGGGCCATAGAAACTG GGTCCCAAGTCAGCTTCCGCCTCGAGAGATAAAGGCAGGGGTCAGCTTGGCTGTTGTCACAGAGTTTGCTTGGGTCCTAGCACCCAGACCCAAGCGTGCCACGGCGTCAGCCCTGGGGACAGAGTCTCCGCGCTTCTTAGACAGACCTGACTTCTTCGATTATCCGGACTCAGACCAAGCCAGGCTGCTGGCTGTGGCCCAGTTTATTGGAGAGAAACCCATCGTGTTCATTAACTCAG GGACAGCCAAGCGTTAA
- the TLCD3B gene encoding ceramide synthase isoform 2 (isoform 2 is encoded by transcript variant 2), which translates to MASTAGYIVSTSCKHIIDDQHWLSSAYTQFAVPYFIYDIYAMFLCHWHKHQVKGHGGDDGAARAPGSTWAIARGYLHKEFLMVLHHAAMVLVCFPLSVVWRQGKGDFFLGCMLMAEVSTPFVCLGKILIQYKQQHTLLHKVNGALMLLSFLCCRVLLFPYLYWAYGRHAGLPLLAVPLAIPAHVNLGAALLLAPQLYWFFLICRGACRLFWPRSRPPPACQAQD; encoded by the exons ACACTGGCTGTCCTCTGCCTACACGCAATTTGCTGTGCCCTACTTCATCTACGACATCTACGCCATGTTCCTCTGTCACTGGCACAAGCACCAGGTCAAAGGGCATGGAGGGGACGACGGAGCGGCCAGAGCCCCGGGCAGCACGTGGGCCATAGCGCGTGGCTACCTGCACAAGGAGTTCCTCATGGTGCTCCACCATGCCGCCATGGTGCTGGTGTGCTTCCCACTCTCAGTG GTGTGGCGACAGGGTAAGGGAGACTTCTTTCTGGGTTGCATGTTGATGGCAGAGGTCAGCACGCCCTTCGTCTGCCTTGGCAAGATCCTCATCCAG TACAAGCAGCAGCACACACTGCTGCACAAGGTGAACGGGGCCCTGATGCTGCTCAGCTTCCTCTGCTGCCGGGTGCTGCTCTTTCCCTACCTGTACTGGGCCTACGGGCGCCATGCCGGCCTGCCCCTGCTGGCCGTGCCCCTGGCCATCCCTGCCCACGTCAACCTGGGCGCTGCGCTGCTCCTGGCCCCTCAGCTCTACTGGTTCTTCCTCATCTGCCGTGGGGCCTGCCGCCTCTTCTGGCCCCGCTCCCGGCCGCCCCCGGCCTGCCAGGCCCAGGACTGA